In Carassius gibelio isolate Cgi1373 ecotype wild population from Czech Republic chromosome B2, carGib1.2-hapl.c, whole genome shotgun sequence, a single genomic region encodes these proteins:
- the LOC127950359 gene encoding retinal-specific phospholipid-transporting ATPase ABCA4-like isoform X2 — MNTGSQIRLLLWKNWTLRKRQKIRFLVEILWPVFLFIGLVWLRRANPLYRQHECHFPSKAMPSTGILPWIQGIFCNANNPCFRHQTRGESPGVVSNYHNSILARFYQDSQELLFNDTEFRQLSRLWHEVTILSNFMETLRTDPALVAGKGLKVEHILKDDEGLTSFLLRDAGLSEAVVYDLTNAQVRMEQFAHGVPDLTLKEIACSQALLERFLIFPSHGGLYGVHNAMCALSQERLQMIEDVLYANIDFFKLLRLLPMVLDSHSAGIDLQFWGRALSALSNKLQELAERPSSQDLMRVMYSIFQSGGPSSFSQLMSTVSDLFCGYPEGEITRVFSFNWYEDNNYKAFLGINSSRGHDSYTYDKTATPFCNALMQNLESNPVTKIMWNSVKPLVMGKILFTPDSHAVRKIMKSANTTFEELERLQKMGKVWEEVGPQLWEFFQNSVQMNMIRATLRNPTVMDFLDRRLKETQFSTKDILNFLHNGPEQDRYMNMTNFDWRNVFSLADQAIRMFNRYSECISLDKFVGHMDENLMTHQALHLLGENKFWAGLVFMDMYPWTTELPRHVKFKIRMDIDAVERTNKIKDRYWDPGPRADPVQDHRYIWGGFAYLQDMIEHGILKLHTGHDWPLGVYLQQMPYPCYVDDMFMLTLNRCFPIFMVLAWIYSVSMIVKSIVLEKEMRLKETLKAMGVSNGVIWCTWFIDSFLMMATSTALLTAIIMVGKVLNYSDPIILFLFLLTFTVATIMQCFLLSVFFNKANLAAACSGIIYFTLYLPHIFCFAWQDRITKEMKLAVSFLSPVAFGFGTEYLSRYEEQGLGLQWDNIRTSPLEGDEYSFFTSIQMMLLDAVVYAVLAWYLDNVFPGQYGIGRPFYFPLQPSYWLKPTPQPSQTPDPGPEKPVVNNVEKQEDVEYGDLSPDHGECNGSRSSKQCKHREKRERMERERAREEQLKTQEEIQQEEIQPAHDGNLFFEPEPEGLIIGVSVQDLVKLYSKNSRPAVDCLNMNFYEGQITSFLGHNGAGKTTTLSILTGLFPPTSGTAYIYGKDIRTEMDAIQQSLGMCPQYNILFNHLTVEEHILFYSLLKGRDRKEAMQEVENMLEDLGLPHKRDEEAQNLSGGMQRKLSVAMAFVGGSKVVILDEPTSGVDPYSRRSIWDLLLKYRTGRTVILSTHHMDEADLLSDRVAIISKGKLHCSGSPLFLKNCFGVGFYLTLVRRMKDQRKKENECDCASECSCTCSTCTRFKEESQALQPERILDGNVESITTLIHHHVPEAKLIEMIGQEMTYLLPNKGFKYRAYASLFRELEETLGDMGLSSFGISDTSLEEIFLKVTADGEAAKSSVTPDANGVSPLESDNSAGRASRQVKGFSLVLKQFHALLVKRFHHAARSHKDFLAQIVLPASFVLIALVFTMIVPPFGEFPSLTLTPWMYGPQFTFISNEQPSHPKMKHFIQTLLKEPGMGTRCMANQPLESLFTCLNTTSDWEVPPVSPEVENILLSPEWDTRNPSPSCECSTDTKLTMLPVCPAGAGGLPPRQRKEPTGDILLDMTNKNISDYLVKTYPKLIKTSLKSKYWVNEQRYGGLTVGGQLPILEVDPEEIKAVFSQLGRMMNITGGPYSKSVINELGTFLHYMESEYNVKVWYNNKGWHAMVSFMNVANNAILRAYLPPHANPSEYGITAINHPLNLTKEQLSEVTVLTTSVDAVVAICVIFAMSFIPASFILYLIQERVTKAKHLQFVSGVSPLVYWVANFFWDMMNYSVSTAMVVAIFVGFDKKCYTSPTNLPALVALLCLYGWSVTPIMYPMSYMFNVPSTAYVSLSCINLFIGINSSAITFILELFENNGSLLMFNEVLKKVLLVFPHFCLGRGLIDMAMNQAVTDVYARFGEEFSMDPFKWDFVGKNLFCMAVEGFVYFIFNLLIQYHFFLDYWVSGYRKSPVKDEDDDVAQERERIYKGGNKNDILLIRNLSKTYRRRKRPAVDKICVGVPAGECFGLLGVNGAGKTTTFKMLTGDTDVTSGEASVAGYSILTNILDVHQNMGYCPQFDSIDELLTGREHLFLYARLRGIPESEISRVAEWGIQKLGLSEYAGNCAGTYSGGNKRKLSTAIAMIGCPPLVLLDEPTTGMDPHSRRFLWTAILSIIRDGRAVVLTSHSMEECEALCTRLAIMVNGTFKCLGTIQHLKYKFGGGYVVTMKIKAEKAGMPPDLIPAESFMESSFPGCIQREKHYNTLQYEIAAASLARVFQLVLTNKERLNIEDYSVSQTTLDQVFVSFAKQQSGEEDAQLRASMLRRDTKVLPLRRVLTKNS; from the exons ATGAACACAGGCAGCCAGATCCGTCTGCTGCTCTGGAAAAACTGGACGCTCCGCAAGAGACAAAAG ATTCGCTTCCTGGTTGAGATTCTGTGgcctgtgtttttattcattGGACTTGTGTGGCTAAGAAGAGCCAATCCTCTGTATCGCCAACATGAAT GTCATTTTCCCAGTAAGGCTATGCCCTCAACGGGAATCCTGCCTTGGATTCAAGGGATTTTCTGCAATGCTAATAACCCATGTTTTCGCCATCAAACTCGAGGAGAGTCGCCTGGGGTCGTTTCCAACTACCACAACTCCAT ACTGGCACGGTTTTACCAAGATTCACAGGAGCTGCTGTTCAACGACACTGAGTTCCGTCAGCTCAGCCGTCTGTGGCATGAAGTTACCATCTTGAGCAACTTCATGGAGACGCTGCGCACCGATCCTGCGCTGGTGGCAG GTAAAGGACTGAAGGTAGAGCACATTCTGAAGGACGACGAGGGTCTGACGTCATTCCTGCTGCGGGACGCTGGGCTTTCAGAGGCTGTGGTGTATGATCTTACAAATGCACAAGTGCGGATGGAGCAA TTTGCACATGGAGTCCCAGATCTGACTCTGAAAGAGATCGCCTGCAGTCAGGCTCTTCTGGAGCGATTCCTCATATTCCCCAGTCACGGAGGGCTGTACGGGGTCCACAATGCCATGTGTGCACTTTCCCAGGAAAGGCTGCAGATGATCGAGGACGTGCTGTATGCCAACATAGACTTCTTCAAGCTCTTACGACTG TTGCCCATGGTGCTGGATAGCCACTCGGCCGGGATAGACCTGCAGTTCTGGGGGCGAGCGCTTTCAGCATTGTCCAACAAGCTTCAGGAG CTTGCGGAGAGGCCCAGCTCCCAGGATTTGATGCGGGTCATGTACTCCATCTTCCAGTCCGGGGGTCCCTCGTCCTTCAGTCAGCTGATGTCCACTGTGTCGGATCTCTTCTGCGGATACCCAGAGGGTGAGATCACCCGGGTCTTCTCCTTTAACTGGTATGAGGACAACAACTACAAGGCTTTCCTAGGCATCAACAGCTCCAGAGGACACGACAGCTACACCTATGACAAGACAGCAA CTCCCTTTTGTAATGCATTGATGCAGAACCTAGAGTCGAACCCTGTTACGAAAATCATGTGGAATTCAGTGAAGCCTCTAGTGATGGGCAAGATCCTCTTCACCCCAGACTCCCATGCTGTCAGAAAGATAATGAAAAGT GCCAACACTACTTTTGAGGAGCTAGAGAGGTTGCAGAAAATGGGCAAGGTCTGGGAAGAGGTGGGACCGCAGCTCTGGGAATTCTTTCAGAACAGCGTCCAAATGAACATGATACGG GCAACACTTAGAAACCCCACAGTGATGGACTTTTTGGACAGGCGCCTTAAAGAAACACAGTTCTCCACCAAAGACATCCTTAACTTCCTGCACAATGGCCCAGAGCAGGACAGATATATGAACATGACAAACTTTGACTGGAGAAATGTCTTTAGTCTGGCTGATCAGGCTATTCGGATGTTCAACCGGTACAGTGAG TGTATAAGTCTGGATAAGTTTGTGGGTCACATGGATGAGAATCTGATGACCCATCAGGCTCTGCACCTGCTGGGGGAGAATAAGTTCTGGGCAGGTCTGGTCTTCATGGACATGTACCCCTGGACCACAGAACTGCCCCGTCATGTCAAGTTCAAGATCCGAATGGACATTGATGCAGTGGAACGCACCAACAAAATCAAAGACAG GTACTGGGACCCTGGCCCAAGGGCAGACCCTGTGCAGGACCATCGCTACATTTGGGGAGGTTTTGCTTACCTGCAGGACATGATTGAACACGGAATCCTCAAGCTACACACAGGTCATGACTGGCCTTTAGGTGTTTACCTGCAGCAGATGCCCTACCCCTGCTATGTGGATGACAT GTTCATGCTGACTCTAAACCGCTGTTTCCCCATCTTCATGGTGCTGGCCTGGATCTACTCAGTGTCCATGATTGTGAAGAGCATTGTGCTTGAGAAGGAGATGAGGCTGAAGGAGACGCTGAAGGCCATGGGCGTCTCTAATGGAGTCATATGGTGCACATGGTTCATCGACAGCTTCCTCATGATGGCCACCAGCACTGCTCTGCTGACTGCCATTATCATG GTAGGCAAAGTGCTAAATTACAGTGATCCCATCATCCTCTTTCTGTTTCTACTCACGTTCACTGTGGCCACTATTATGCAGTGTTTCTTGCTGAGTGTGTTCTTCAATAAGGCCAACTTGGCTGCGGCTTGCAGCGGCATCATTTACTTCACCCTCTACCTCCCTCACATCTTCTGTTTCGCCTGGCAGGATCGCATTACCAAGGAAATGAAGTTAGCTGTG AGCTTTCTGTCTCCAGTGGCCTTTGGTTTTGGGACAGAGTATCTGTCCCGCTATGAGGAGCAAGGCCTGGGTcttcagtgggacaatattcgtACAAGTCCTCTAGAGGGTGATGAGTACTCCTTCTTCACTTCCATTCAAATGATGCTACTGGATGCAGTTGTCTATGCTGTTTTGGCTTGGTATCTCGATAATGTCTTTCCAG gCCAGTATGGCATCGGTCGACCCTTTTATTTCCCACTGCAGCCCTCTTATTGGCTAAAGCCGACACCTCAACCCTCACAGACTCCAGATCCAG GCCCTGAGAAGCCTGTGGTAAACAACGTGGAGAAGCAGGAGGATGTGGAGTATGGTGACCTTTCACCGGACCACGGGGAATGCAATGGTTCCCGCAGCAGCAAACAATGCAAGCACAGGGAGAAACGAGagaggatggagagagagagagcgcgggAGGAACAGCTAAAAACACAGGAAGAGATTCAACAGGAGGAGATACAGCCTGCGCACGATG GGAATCTGTTCTTTGAGCCAGAGCCGGAAGGTTTGATAATAGGAGTGTCCGTGCAGGACTTGGTGAAGCTTTATTCGAAGAACTCAAGACCTGCAGTGGACTGTCTCAACATGAACTTCTATGAGGGCCAGATCACTTCCTTCCTTGGTCACAATGGAGCAGGAAAGACCACCACCTT GTCCATATTAACTGGGTTGTTTCCGCCCACCTCTGGAACGGCTTACATATATGGTAAGGACATTCGAACAGAAATGGATGCCATACAACAATCACTGGGCATGTGTCCACAGTACAACATCCTCTTCAACCA CCTGACAGTAGAGGAGCATATTCTTTTCTACTCTCTGCTGAAGGGACGTGATCGCAAGGAGGCCATGCAGGAGGTTGAGAACATGTTGGAGGACCTGGGACTGCCTCATAAACGAGACGAGGAAGCCCAGAACCTCTCTG GGGGTATGCAGAGGAAGCTGTCTGTGGCCATGGCTTTTGTGGGTGGTTCTAAAGTGGTGATACTGGATGAACCGACATCAGGAGTGGATCCATACTCCAGGCGCTCCATTTGGGATCTGCTACTCAAGTACCGCACAG GACGCACAGTAATACTGTCCACTCATCACATGGACGAGGCAGACCTGTTGAGTGACAGAGTGGCCATCATTTCTAAAGGGAAACTACACTGCAGTGGCTCTCCTCTGTTTCTGAAGAACTGCTTCGGAGTGGGTTTCTACCTCACGCTGGTGCGTCGCATGAAAGACCAGCGCAAAAAAGAG AATGAGTGCGACTGTGCATCTGAATGCTCCTGCACCTGCTCCACTTGCACCAGATTTAAAGAGGAAAGTCAAGCCTTACAGCCTGAGAGAATACTGGACG GGAACGTTGAGAGCATCACTACTCTGATTCATCACCATGTCCCTGAGGCGAAGCTGATTGAAATGATTGGTCAGGAGATGACCTATCTGCTGCCAAACAAAGGTTTTAAATATCGTGCATACGCAAGCCTTTTCCGTGAACTGGAGGAAACATTGGGTGACATGGGCCTCAGTAGCTTTGGCATATCTGACACCTCACTAGAGGAG ATCTTTCTGAAAGTTACAGCAGATGGAGAAGCAGCCAAAAGCTCTGTCACACCAG ATGCTAATGGTGTAAGCCCACTGGAGTCTGACAACAGTGCTGGCAGAGCTTCCAGGCAGGTTAAAGGCTTTAGTCTGGTGCTCAAGCAGTTCCATGCTCTTCTGGTTAAGAGATTTCATCATGCTGCACGCAGCCACAAAGATTTTCTTGCACAG ATTGTTTTGCCAGCCAGTTTTGTCCTTATTGCTTTGGTCTTCACTATGATTGTTCCACCATTTGGAGAGTTTCCCAGTCTTACCCTCACTCCATGGATGTATGGACCGCAGTTTACCTTCATCAG TAATGAGCAGCCATCACATCCGAAGATGAAGCACTTCATACAGACATTGCTGAAGGAGCCTGGCATGGGAACACGCTGCATGGCAAATCAGCCTTTGGa GAGCCTCTTTACCTGCCTAAACACAACTTCTGATTGGGAAGTTCCTCCAGTTTCTCCTGAGGTCGAAAACATCTTATTGAGTCCCGAGTGGGATACAAGAAACCCCTCCCCTTCCTGTGAGTGCAGCACTGATACAAAGCTCACCATGCTGCCCGTCTGTCCGGCTGGAGCTGGAGGACTGCCACCACGTCAG AGAAAAGAGCCAACAGGGGACATTTTGCTTGACATGACAAACAAAAACATCTCTGACTACTTAGTGAAGACTTACCCCAAACTCATCAAGACCAG CCTGAAGAGCAAATATTGGGTGAATGAACAAAG GTATGGTGGTCTCACTGTTGGTGGACAACTGCCGATTCTTGAAGTTGATCCAGAGGAGATTAAGGCTGTTTTTTCCCAGCTTGGGCGGATGATGAATATCACAGGG GGCCCCTATTCAAAGTCAGTAATCAATGAATTAGGAACATTCTTGCATTACATGGAGAGTGAGTACAATGTTAAG GTGTGGTATAATAACAAAGGCTGGCATGCCATGGTCTCCTTCATGAACGTAGCAAACAATGCCATTCTCCGTGCTTACCTGCCTCCTCACGCCAATCCATCAGAGTACGGCATTACTGCCATCAACCACCCACTCAATCTCACCAAAGAGCAGCTCTCAGAGGTCACTGT TCTCACCACATCAGTGGATGCAGTGGTGGCCATTTGCGTCATCTTTGCCATGTCCTTCATCCCAGCCAGCTTCATCCTCTACCTCATTCAGGAACGTGTCACCAAGGCCAAGCATCTGCAGTTTGTTAGCGGAGTCAGCCCTCTGGTCTACTGGGTCGCCAACTTTTTCTGGGACATG ATGAACTACTCTGTCAGCACAGCAATGGTTGTGGCAATTTTCGTGGGTTTTGATAAGAAATGCTACACATCACCGACTAATCTACCAGCACTGGTTGCTTTGCTTTGTCTCTATGG GTGGTCGGTGACGCCCATTATGTACCCCATGTCCTACATGTTCAATGTCCCCAGCACAGCATATGTGTCCCTCTCCTGCATCAACCTTTTCATTGGTATCAACAGCAGTGCCATCACCTTCATCTTAGAGCTCTTTGAAAACAAcggg TCTCTGCTAATGTTTAATGAGGTGTTGAAGAAGGTGTTACTGGTCTTCCCTCACTTCTGTCTCGGCCGAGGTCTCATTGATATGGCCATGAACCAGGCCGTGACTGATGTCTATGCCCGATTTG GGGAGGAGTTTTCCATGGATCCATTCAAATGGGACTTTGTGGGGAAGAATCTCTTCTGTATGGCTGTGGAGGGTTTTGTCTATTTCATTTTTAATCTACTCATCCAGTACCATTTTTTTCTTGATTACTG GGTGTCAGGCTATAGGAAGAGTCCTGTTAAAGATGAAGATGACGATGTAGCTCAGGAGAGAGAGCGCATTTATAAAGGAGGAAACAAGAATGACATCCTTCTAATCCGAAACTTGTCAAAA ACATACAGGCGCAGAAAACGACCAGCAGTGGACAAAATCTGTGTAGGAGTTCCAGCAGGAGAG TGCTTTGGGCTCCTTGGTGTAAATGGTGCAGGTAAAACCACAACCTTTAAAATGCTGACCGGAGACACGGATGTGACATCAGGGGAGGCGTCCGTAGCTGGATACAG TATTCTCACCAATATCCTGGATGTGCACCAGAATATGGGCTACTGCCCTCAGTTCGACTCCATAGACGAGCTGCTGACGGGGAGGGAACACCTGTTCCTGTACGCTCGCCTCCGTGGGATCCCTGAATCTGAGATTAGCAGA GTGGCCGAGTGGGGGATTCAGAAGCTGGGTCTGTCTGAATATGCAGGGAACTGTGCTGGTACCTACAGCGGGGGCAACAAGAGGAAACTGTCTACTGCTATTGCTATGATTGGCTGTCCTCCTCTAGTGCTCCTG GATGAACCCACCACAGGAATGGACCCTCACTCCCGTCGCTTCCTGTGGACCGCCATTCTGAGTATCATCCGTGATGGGAGGGCAGTCGTTTTGACGTCTCACAG TATGGAAGAGTGTGAAGCTCTGTGTACTCGCTTGGCCATCATGGTCAATGGGACGTTTAAGTGTCTGGGCACAATCCAGCACCTGAAATACAA GTTTGGAGGTGGCTATGTTGTCACGATGAAGATCAAAGCTGAAAAAGCAGGCATGCCTCCTGACCTGATCCCGGCCGAGTCCTTTATGGAAAGCAGCTTCCCAGGATGTATACAACGGGAGAAACACTACAACACTTTACAGTACGAAATCGCCGCTGCCTCACTGGCGCGAGTCTTCCAGCTGGTGTTGACCAACAAAGAGAGACTGAACATTGAGGACTACTCTGTGTCGCAGACTACATTAGACCAG GTGTTTGTGAGTTTTGCCAAGCAGCAGTCAGGAGAAGAGGATGCTCAGCTCAGAGCATCGATGCTCAGACGAGACACAAAGGTCTTGCCGCTACGAAGAGTTTTGACGAAAAACAGTTAA